The following nucleotide sequence is from Bombus pyrosoma isolate SC7728 linkage group LG17, ASM1482585v1, whole genome shotgun sequence.
TGATCGTAAAGCCATCGCaggtatttatttcaaattcagAGCTTAGAGTACTAGCTTCTTAACGCCTGACGATCTTTCTCTTATCGAATCCCCCTTGTACGTCTTGTACGTCAAGTAATGTTCTCGACATCTTAAATGTTCATGACGTAAAGTTACTTTAACGTATCGTTTTTCAAGGTAAGATGTCGCAGTTAGAAGTTGAAAGCGAAATCGTGGACGTTTGATCCGACGCATACATCGATGCCTTGATTGAAGACGCACCTCTGAAAGGTCCTCCTCCCTTGTTATCCTTGTTATCCTTTGTTTCGAATCCTCTTCAAGCACTGGTTCAGACACAGACTGGCCGATACGGCGATGAGCGAGTAACAAGGAATTTAGGATTTGTCAACGACACCAAATTTCACCGACGATAGCTTTGGCCGACAACAGCTTTAACCGACTGACGCTATTGCCACAGGGAAATGAGAGAAGATACGTATAAGCTTGGATATGTAGGTTTATTGCTGCAGATAATTTATAGATGACCggattaaaaataccaacTTAAATCCAATACAGAGCATAAGCTGAAGAGCAGTTAAATGAGTTTTGGTTCGAGTTCAatcaatttatgtttaatttaaaacgagccaagtttgattaaatatagtatatacgGTACGTTCCACTGTGCGTCGCAAGAGAAATTTCGTCCAAACGTGAACGAAGCAGGTGACAAGCTTGGCAAGCGTCCCGATTCTAGCGCAAACCTGACAAGTTGCTAATGAACTCCATTGAAGAGACGCATCCGGTAAATTTAGTGAAAGAAATGCTGTTCCGTTCTCCTATTTGGCCGGAAGATCTAACAATTCGGATGTACTCGGTTGAACCGTTTTACTGTACCCCACTGGTCGTTTGCGAACGGGCAAATTATTTAGTAGTAGGTTGTTTACTTGTTACTTGCCACTTGACTGGCCGTGTCCGAACCAGCTTTAACCCTGCTGCGATCATTGAATCTTGCTTTCGAACAACTTCAACGGAGAAAGACGTTTCACTGTACTaacgaaaagagaaatcaTGCGCGtgaataatgattttttaaatattttccttagACTTGGGAAACGCTCTCTAACGATAGAAAGATAGAACTGGATCTGAAATGATCCAAAGGACGTGCAGCAGGGTTAGATCATATCATCTTACATAGCACACGTAGTTGCATTTCTGTCCATGTATCGATGCGAATAAAAACGTTGAATTTCCCCAAAGAATAAACGAAGCACTGTATTGCCTTGCGAGTAATTGCGTATCGTAACTCGAGATGAATGATGTTTTAATACTTGTCCTCCCTAAACAATGTTACTATTAGATCATCCTGTGCACGCACCTGCATCTCGAGGAGATCCGTGGCAATGTGAATTTCCTATGGCAAAGAATTACATAATTGCTCCCGTTAACGGTGTCTTCAATTTGTACGCTAATGAGGAAGATTTAGCTAATGGGAAGCCAGTCCCTTACTCGTATCCTGACTTAGCCACTTTTGTCAGGGACATGAACCTTCTTTGCGCGATGATCGCCGATGGTCCATTAAAATCTTTTTGCTACAGAAGACTGAGTTATCTTTCGTCAAAGTTCCAACTGCATGTGTTACTGAACGAGCTTAGAGAACTTGCCAGTCAAAAGGCAGTCCCTCATAGGGACTTCTATAACATCAGAAAGGTTAGTATGGGAGAGCCGAATGTACTTGCAATTTACAACTAGCGGCAAACAGATTATATTACGGATTTACATCGTGAACATTTTGAACACCGAAGAGATGATATACTTTCAAGTAGATTGAAATGTTTGTTCTATTGACTTCAGGTTGATACTCATATTCATGCAGCATCTTGCATGAATCAGAAGCATCTGCTCAGATTTATTAAGAAAACCTTGAAGAATCACGCAGATGAAATCGTCACGTACTCCAAGAATAAGGAAACAATGACTCTACGGGAAGTATTTCAATCGATGAACCTGACCACTTACGATCTCAGTGTTGATATGTTGGATGTGCATGCGGTAAGTTTCCATTGATATATCATACGTATGGCAAGATAAAtttcagaataaaatatttatccgggcttttccttttccttgtTCTTTCAGGATAGAAACACGTTCCATAGGTTCGACAAATTCAACGCCAAATACAATCCAATCGGTGAAAGTCGCCTGCGTGAAGTGTTTCTAAAAACGGATAACTATTTGAATGGTAAATTTTTCGCAAGAATAATCAAGGAAGTTGCCAGCGATCTCGAAGAATCCAAGTACCAAAATGCGGAACTACGTCTTTCGATTTACGGCAAAAGCCCAGAAGAGTGGGACAAATTAGCGAAATGGGCAATTCAGAGCGACGTATATTCGGACAATGTGCGCTGGCTCATTCAGATTCCTCGGCTTTAGTAAGTTATTTAgcatttattcaattaatatttcgtcTAAAATCATTCTAATATCTGCTGTTTCCATTTAgtgacatttttaaattgaacaaattgcTGACAAATTTCCAAGAGATAATGAACAACAtctttcttcccctttttgAAGTAACGAATGACGCTAATTCTCACCCAGAGCTACATAAATTTCTCCAATACGTAAGCAGATTTTTAACAACAAACGTTGATAATATTTGGAATTGATTCGGTATTTTGGAATCATCGATACTATCATCGTTATAGGTAATAGGATTTGATTCAGTTGATGATGAGAGCAAACCTGAAAATCCTCTATTCGATAAAGATGTCTGTCCACCCCCAGAATGGGATGATATTGAAAATCCTCCTTATGGATATTATCAATACTACACTTATGCCAACATGACCGTCTTGAATCATTTTAGAGCGTACGTATACACTTTTCGCGACTAGTAATTGGTGTTAGCTCTCTGATTAGACAAACATTTGATGTAGagtgtattatttattagggAACAAGGTTTAAACACCTTCGTCCTCAGACCTCATTGTGGCGAAGCTGGTCCCATTCAACATCTTGTTTGCGGTTATATGATGGCAGAAAATATCTCTCATGGTCTTTTACTTCGAAAAGTGCCAGTACTACAATATCTGTATTATTTAGCACAAATTGGGATTGCAATGTCGCCTCTTAGTaataattctcttttcttaaattatcaTCGCAATCCATTGCCCGAATATTTAGCAAGAGGATTGTGTGTAAGTCTTTCCACGGATGATCCCCTTCAATTTCACTTTACCAAGGTCAGCGTGATGTAAAAATTGCCCGtttattcgttcgaaatatttctcgcTTACGCCTCTTTTGTTTACGTTAGCTAAGttgataataatatgtttttatagGAACCGTTGATGGAAGAGTACAGTATTGCTGCACAAGTATGGAAGCTCAGTTCGTGCGATATGTGTGAACTAGCGCGTAATTCCGTGCTTATGAGTGGTTTTCCACACAAGGTATGCGTTCTACGGCTACTCATAGGGTAAACAAATTAACACCAAATATAACCATTTTGTCTTACTTTATAGAGTAAACAATACTGGCTTGGGCCAAATTATACAAAAGAGGGTGTGGCCGGTAATGATATTACGCGAACGAATGTACCGGATATTCGGGTGGCCTATCGATACGAAACATTAGTCGACGAAttgtcgaatatttttaaagttgtCGAAAAACCCGAAGCCGTTCCATTTTAATCCATAGCGATAGTACAAAAGATCCTTGGACATAATATAACGATTATTCTACAATTACAAaatagtatttataaaattcgacGAAACTGCGattgagaattatttataaaatgaatcttgtaacgtaaataattatgtGATGTATGCTAATAATTGTTGTCAACTTTTAATGATACTTTtgcaaaaagtttcttttgtcGGTTATCAGTTTGATATCATTCGataatgtatattacaataatgtTAATTGCATGATTTATACGTGATAATTTTCCCTTTAAGATGTTTTAATAGAGAAAACAAGGTTATTCTTAagattaaatgtataaacactACTAAGTTATAAGAAAACGTCTTTCACTCAGGTTccaaaattttaatgtaaaacagGGAGAAATTAAtctcaaatttttcatatacgttgaccaatttaaaaatagttaGATATTAGATGAAATTCCAATTTCAAGTGTTACTAatctttattacatatatgtatgtgaattaaattagaattgaGTATCGTCGTATTAACtttgtgtaaaaaaaaaaatgtaaaatattacaaagcaGCAATTCATTTCTCATATTTTAGTCATATAAAAGTATGTCAGTTCagtcttttcaattttaatgttatttacttacctttttgtacatttatacagaaattgtgtatttgtttttaaaagatatgttTAACTCGGATATGGATAGTTTACTCCAAAGTAATATTtctctgtataatatttatataattttcatctttattaatattaaattgcagGCACTAAATGTAGTACctcttgtaaaataattagatttataggaaacataaaatttattttcagacCATTATTATGTAATCATTTCCTCCTTCGTTTTTGAGACAACTTTGTGATGAACGAGCTTTTACTGGCAAATATATGATGATATATCAACATTCGTAACGAATCctaatattgaatataaattgttgCTAAATAGAAATGatgtatgtattgtataaggtatatcttataaaacaaaaatatacttgTACCGTCAAAATAATGTTGTgtttaaacttaaaatattttatatcccATGAAAACATTCTTGGACAGTGCCACAAATTTAAAAGCTTATtgattttacgaaataaatcatattgtAACTTCCTAATCTGATcactttttcaaattaatgaTTAGAGTATAGATTGTAGAAggttatgaaatttatttgtgtcatagaattatcgaattatagatatatataagatTCATAGAAATCATGTCCGTAATAACAATTGtctatttatgtatttaaaatattaaaattacttcaaattgtttattcataaaaaattttgtttatgtaaaataaaaatacgcaaTTAGGGGAAAATAATGTATGTACTTATATTATGTTCtcaatgatatacgttatagacAAATAGATTTCacgagaaaatagagaaaaatcgTCTTTATTCAATACTTCTAATAGATATAACttgagaaaaaaaacaaaaatgattctttttctgttttcttatTGTTACATTCATTCATAAGgcattttattcgttattatatCATCTACCATGTTCGCTTCGCTTTGTACAGTTACGTCAAACAACATATAACAATATCTAAcaatcttatttattattgcgcttttttaatcttctccGTAGATCGCAGACTTTCTGTGATTTTTGGCAataattctgtaaatattACTGTTCCTAGAAAGACTAAAACTGTACCGATCCAGTGGTACAGTGTGAaaggatttttaaaatatattatagaaaagattagagataaaaattttcgtAATGTTATGACTAAAGTCACTGTGAGTGATGTACATTCTGCTGTTAATGTAAAAACGGAACTAATGCACACGtatctaaaattattgttaaggaatataaattattaaaatttgattgtgTACATTAATCACGTATCTAAATATTAGTGAAAGGATACTGTGTGAGAACATTTCCTATAagatatagaattaattttggCATTTGtagattaataattgatatctTTATTGGATCTGATGCTAGAGCATACATGAAATGATCCCAGATGTTAGGAGccaatgttaaaaaaaatggtaaaGGTAGCAAATGCTGAAatcagatatttaattttatatatatatatatatatatataatatattatttatattatttactacatATTATATTCAGTTTAAATGTATACACTCTATATAAACGCTTTGAAAGAGGATCCAAATTAATCAAGTTTctctattaaattaaacaattctaATATGAAGACCTTTTccatatttctaataattacagaaacaatgatgtatgtacatttaaaCTGAACATATTccataaatttgtaaatgagATAGGAAATTATACCGTGTAATATAAAGCTTCTCTTGGATTTTTTCCATACTTTTTATGCAATACTTCTTGATAGATACCCATTCTTGCAGATACAAATAGTGCAATTGTCAATAATGATATGCCTAATATCCACCAAAACAAATCATCCCATGGTGTTGTAGGTACTTGTTCTACATTCTTGGCTTGCaaagatttaatttctttgccGCTAACAATAGTACAAATAGCAATTCCAAGAGTTATCATAAATACTGAcaaatatttactaaaaaCATATctcttctttaaaataatgataccCATAATCATATTAGCTATTAGAGAACcctaaaattattgaatataaacaataattgcTTGGcaattcaaattttgtaatatacttcatatttaaatacttacaGCTCTGAATATCATATGTAATGGCATgggtatattaaaatcaaatgcataattattacaaacatttgcaacaaaaaacattgttaCTAATATAAAGTAATCTTTTATTCCTATATTGGGCTTTACAGTCCCACATTttgaagtaaataaaaatccttCTATCGATATAAAAAGGAACTGTGCAAATGTAATAAGATTTCCACTGCCTGGATCATCCctgaaaaagtaattatttttattttgtcgaTAATAGGTAATGTTTGATTTAGTATTTCACAATTCTAagtcatatcgttataaaagaTGCAAGTTGTTACGTTGAGAATTTTGAGAGTAGTATATAAAGATaatgtatagaatatatttgaaaaacaaaatgcAATACTAACTTAACAAGAAGTTCCAGGAAAACGACGTTGCTACAACAACCGAGGAACACGCACAATATCGCAATAGTTGCAcgcatattttattgtttaataaatatcacagGGTTTAACCTAAAACCATCAGGCGATAGGACGCACCTTCGTATTACCAGAAGTATTACTATTCTACCACAAAATTATGCGAAACGTGTTGTCTAATAACTGGTTGTGTTATCAGTAAGTCACGATACATAATAATCTCACGTATCATTTAAACGTCACATAatttcttctatatatatagaagaaaataaagaatacagTGTCAGTACATATGAAggactttatttatttcatggtCGTATACAACTAATGCGACCGTAGTCTCTCTAATAATCTCCACACATACTATATAGCTTAGTAGCCTAATGTAAGTTACGTATCTTATATAAGATACGTCTTACGcaataaatgttcaaatcTATGTACagcgagaaattttatttcttaattttaataaataaaattgttttctacTAGAAAATAATGACGATAACTCTTGTTGCATTACCAAAGCTCTTCTTAGGTATAGACAAAATTGAAATCCGAAGGACGAAATTCAAAAGTATAAATTCGGAACGATTCAAAAGTTAAAAAGAGAATCGGCCACTTTTTCTAGATCGTGTTAAAACTGTATAAAGAAACTGATATTTGAAGCTGGCATAAAGagcgaaataattattatagaaatatactaatgtataatattgtgtgtgttatattatctatttacAAGTATGATGTTTAACTTTAATTAgtttaaattgttaattgcTAGATTTTAAAGAATGGCATTTGTTTTTAACAGAGTCTCTTAGAAGGCAGGATAggacatttttatatatttttctattatgtgaaaattttcaaattattgaaatacatttattaataacagtacgaataatgaaataatatatcgtaatcgtaTTTTCACCAATAccatattttattgaataatagcagccaaatataaaaacatttcattaacaacataattttattcgttattgttaatgaatattgccttaaatatattttctattcatcAATCTTACCATTTTAAGTATTTGGATGAACTAAATTAGCCCGCGCTCATATGTGGAAATTGACGCTCTTAAAATCAAATTGAGCATTCCTATTGGTGTAAAATATTGCAAAGTCCCCACTACTCGCAATTTACGAAAGTCGCATAGCGCGGGATGACATTTTACTGTTGAAATTTGTGAAATGAGCCTCGTTACGTTATCCCATCATTACTATATAgtacttttatttcgacgCTATCTCATCATTTCTACACTTTTACATATCTGCGTTTTGCATCGTTTTACATAGTGcacttttatttaatcatgTATTAATCATCATTTTGTATCAGCATTTTAATCACCATTAAGTATTATAAGTTCTTTCGACACTGCTAAAGACTAACAGGTCTGACTTATTTCGTTTTGTCCAGCTATTAAAGATATAGAAactaaaatatagattttgtTGTATACAATCAATTGGTACAAGTTTTctaatatgatataacataaaagaaatttcttatcaagataatttatatgtttccACAATAgctgttaaaaatatatcatacgtCCTTTTCCCGCAACAATGATTAGAACATTTTTTCCccgaataataattaaaatatatattttgtaattgactataatttttttcctttttagcATTTTTAAACACAAATATTGTTGAGAGCAGCATATATTAATTCCAATTGTGTAAAATGCCACCGAAAGCACAAAAGGTTATATTTCGTCacctttaaaaatatattttattaattaatttcttttaaatttttgcatttttaagcTTATGGTtgaatatcaatataattgaACCATtcacataatataatacaagaaaCATGTTAATGTTATTTTCAGGAATCATTAGtactattaataaatattggaataaCAAATccaaatatagaaaatgatcATTCCTTATTGGAGAAAGCAAAACATATTGCCAAgcgaaaaattcagaaaatggtattgtaaaattttaatttaacgttatttactttcaattattaatatttgatattttttagattttcctAACACCAAAAGATGAAGTTGCAATAATGTTAATGGGTTCTGGTGTTACAAAAAATCGTTTGGGTACGGAACATGTAGAAGAATTTACAGATTTTCAGATTCCAAATTGGGatcttgtaaaaaaatgtatggGTCTAAAAGGTACAAACCATTGTTCTAATTGGATTGAAGCACTTGAGGCTGCAGTgttatttatgaaagaaaacacgtatgtttaaatatattatgattgTACTTGTGGAAATAGTAGAGATGGAAATATTCcaattcatattataatatcaattacaatatatttcttattttagtttttttcCTTCTACAAGGAAAATCATTTTGATGTCCGATTTTAATGAAGATCCAgatattatttcacaatttcaaGCAGATGCAATTGTAGATCGCCTttcaacaaacaaaattatattaatcacACTGTAAACATCTATTTTAAtcttgttatataaattattgtatataatttaattttataattttattattttcagatcAGAAGCAACTATATCACCTACTCCTACACACAGTGAAACCTTTCTTAAAGATGTCAATGAAAAGGTTTTATCTATTAAactatctatttttataatatattactgtGGAtcatcatttaatttattttatttactagaTTAATGGTCACCATATAACATTTGATAATGCCATATcagatatgaaattttatacaccGATACCATCAAAACCATTTCCATCTTATTATAGCTTAGAGTTACTTGATAAAAAGATACCAGTTGTTTCTTACGCTAAGGTAAGGAGAAATTGCGGAGCAAGAAatcatttatttgtattatgttatattatgaCTGTTGTAGTTTAAtattgctatttttattaGGTAAGAACAAGAAATTTTCCATCATGGAAACAAGCCAAAGGTAATCAAAAGCTCCgaacagaaacaaaatatttagatagACAGAGGGTTTCTTATACAGCAGATAACATTCAAAAAGGATACAAATATGGAGCAGATTTTATTTCAGTACCcggtatatattaatttatttttattacttatttttattatttattttcttatttttattataagtattataatcaatatattatcataatacatatattttattgtaaatgtaGAGGGTTTAGAGAGGAATATGAGACGTAAAGACAGTGAAAGAAGTTATCGAATTTACGGGTTTACGGACAG
It contains:
- the LOC122577020 gene encoding AMP deaminase 2 isoform X7, with product MLVQALAIREKYMNNSKQSFPSITSRFLRSVDKRPVNSDDEVQHDDRKAIADHPVHAPASRGDPWQCEFPMAKNYIIAPVNGVFNLYANEEDLANGKPVPYSYPDLATFVRDMNLLCAMIADGPLKSFCYRRLSYLSSKFQLHVLLNELRELASQKAVPHRDFYNIRKVDTHIHAASCMNQKHLLRFIKKTLKNHADEIVTYSKNKETMTLREVFQSMNLTTYDLSVDMLDVHADRNTFHRFDKFNAKYNPIGESRLREVFLKTDNYLNGKFFARIIKEVASDLEESKYQNAELRLSIYGKSPEEWDKLAKWAIQSDVYSDNVRWLIQIPRLYDIFKLNKLLTNFQEIMNNIFLPLFEVTNDANSHPELHKFLQYVIGFDSVDDESKPENPLFDKDVCPPPEWDDIENPPYGYYQYYTYANMTVLNHFRAEQGLNTFVLRPHCGEAGPIQHLVCGYMMAENISHGLLLRKVPVLQYLYYLAQIGIAMSPLSNNSLFLNYHRNPLPEYLARGLCVSLSTDDPLQFHFTKEPLMEEYSIAAQVWKLSSCDMCELARNSVLMSGFPHKSKQYWLGPNYTKEGVAGNDITRTNVPDIRVAYRYETLVDELSNIFKVVEKPEAVPF